The genomic window CATTGAaccattattatattatgttatatagaTTTGTACAGCTCTTCAGTGGCGCATCACTGGCCAATAATCTCTCCGCCAGCGCAGTGACGCAAAGACGAACCGCTGCTCCGAATAAAACCAAGCGGGGAAGTGAAGCCTGAGCAGCACTGCAAAATGTTAGATTCCCTTGCGTTGCTGTTGGAGAAAACCTTCCTTCTTGCACATTTTAACTTTTTCAGCACAACTTCATCTAAACAAGAAAAATGCCCCAAACGCCGCGAGGAGAGCACTTATTTCCAGCGCGGGGATCTGCTGGAGGTTCCTCGCACTTTGTTCACTCATTTTGGGATTTATCTCGGTGACAACAAAGTTGCACACCTTATGCCTGACATACTGCCGGTTCTGACGAGCAACAAATCTCAAATCCAGAAAGTTGTGACGAATACGAGACTGTTGCTCGGTGTGATCTACAAGTACGCCTCAATACGCGTCGACACGGTGGAGGATTTTGCCTACGGATCCCCTATTTTACTGAACACGATGGATACTACCCTGAGGAGACAGCCGCTGGCCGCCGAGGAGGTCGCCAGGAGAGCTGAAAAACTTATTGGTCATATTCCGTATAGTCTTCTGTGGAATAACTGTGAACATTTTGTCACTTAC from Carassius auratus strain Wakin chromosome 1, ASM336829v1, whole genome shotgun sequence includes these protein-coding regions:
- the LOC113109892 gene encoding lecithin retinol acyltransferase-like: MLDSLALLLEKTFLLAHFNFFSTTSSKQEKCPKRREESTYFQRGDLLEVPRTLFTHFGIYLGDNKVAHLMPDILPVLTSNKSQIQKVVTNTRLLLGVIYKYASIRVDTVEDFAYGSPILLNTMDTTLRRQPLAAEEVARRAEKLIGHIPYSLLWNNCEHFVTYCRYGTAASLQTEQFCENVKSVIRDQRSVLLTTIIGMLSMFFLGIAPSTALPTFIIPFMLWMAG